A portion of the Cryptomeria japonica chromosome 5, Sugi_1.0, whole genome shotgun sequence genome contains these proteins:
- the LOC131875597 gene encoding uncharacterized protein LOC131875597 — protein MDFNLFNKTLQCSAEIEATKWESKEKNKRPRKDDKEGGELFDMKKKDCKLRPPADDSEVEEFFGLVVRIQAMRKLFKHKQTNCCSAEIIPTIQNVGSKVINTKAPWKPSFVWEDFLISSGQNSPSSQRNLPSCTNRNICSSGRSLEPDMGSDKYKRVESFDLNIEASPEN, from the coding sequence ATGGATTTCAATCTCTTCAACAAAACTTTGCAATGCAGTGCAGAGATTGAAGCCACAAAATGGGAGAGCAAAGAGAAGAATAAACGTCCACGAAAAGACGATAAGGAAGGTGGAGAGTTATTTGATATGAAGAAAAAGGATTGTAAACTGCGTCCCCCAGCAGATGATAGTGAAGTTGAAGAATTTTTCGGCTTGGTGGTCAGAATCCAAGCAATGAGGAAGCTTTTTAAACATAAGCAAACAAATTGCTGTTCTGCAGAAATAATACCCACCATCCAGAATGTGGGTAGCAAAGTTATCAACACGAAAGCGCCATGGAAGCCCTCATTCGTGTGGGAGGATTTCTTAATCTCGTCTGGACAAAATAGCCCATCTTCTCAAAGGAACTTACCTTCTTGTACAAATAGGAACATATGCAGTTCTGGGAGATCCCTTGAACCAGATATGGGATCTGATAAATATAAGCGAGTGGAGAGTTTTGATCTAAATATAGAGGCGAGCCCCGAAAACTAA